One Mycolicibacterium pulveris genomic region harbors:
- a CDS encoding glycerophosphodiester phosphodiesterase: protein MISAEGGAAESADSAPEPGGHPFVVAHRGASADRPEHTLAAYQLALEEGADGVECDVRLTRDGHLVCLHDRKVDRTSNGTGVVSEMTLAQLRELDYGSWHPSWRSNSGHGDTGLLTLEELVTLVLDWNRPVKLFIETKHPVRYGALVESKVLALLHRFGIASPASARLARAVVMSFSAAAVWRIRRAAPMLPTVLLGDTSRLLGGSAATTVGATAVGPSIMTLRQHPELVDRAAAQGRAMYCWTVDHFEDVGYCRDLGVGWVATNHPGRTKSWLQDGLTGAGR from the coding sequence ATGATCTCGGCCGAAGGCGGAGCCGCCGAATCGGCGGATTCGGCACCAGAACCCGGCGGCCACCCGTTTGTCGTCGCGCACCGCGGCGCCTCGGCCGACCGGCCCGAGCACACCCTGGCCGCCTACCAGCTGGCGCTGGAGGAAGGCGCCGACGGCGTCGAGTGCGACGTGCGGCTGACCCGCGATGGTCACCTCGTGTGCCTGCATGACCGCAAGGTCGACCGCACGTCCAACGGCACCGGGGTGGTCAGCGAGATGACGTTGGCGCAGTTGCGTGAACTCGATTACGGCTCATGGCATCCCAGCTGGCGCTCGAACTCGGGGCACGGCGACACCGGCCTGTTGACCCTCGAGGAGCTGGTGACGCTGGTGCTGGACTGGAACCGCCCGGTGAAGCTTTTCATCGAGACCAAACACCCCGTCCGCTACGGCGCGCTGGTGGAGAGCAAAGTGCTCGCCCTGTTGCACCGGTTCGGTATCGCGTCACCGGCATCGGCCCGTCTGGCCAGGGCGGTGGTGATGTCGTTCTCGGCGGCCGCGGTGTGGCGGATCAGGCGTGCGGCACCGATGCTGCCGACGGTGCTGCTCGGCGACACGTCGCGGCTGTTGGGCGGCAGCGCCGCGACCACGGTCGGGGCCACCGCCGTCGGGCCGTCGATCATGACGTTGCGCCAGCATCCGGAGCTCGTCGATCGCGCCGCCGCGCAGGGCAGGGCGATGTACTGCTGGACCGTCGACCATTTCGAGGACGTCGGCTACTGCCGCGACCTCGGGGTGGGATGGGTGGCCACCAACCATCCGGGCCGCACCAAGAGCTGGCTGCAGGACGGGCTGACCGGCGCCGGCCGCTAG
- a CDS encoding ferritin: MTTVEAHDTKFHGLLQEQIRSELSASQQYLAIAVYFDGADLPQLAKLFYGQSVEERNHAMMLVQYLLDRGIDVEIPGVDAVRNAFGTVREALTLALELERTVTEQVGRLASVARDEGDYLGEQFMQWFLAEQVEEMSLMTTLVRVADRAGTNLFHLEDFVAREIPSRATDSAAPKAAGGRL; encoded by the coding sequence ATGACCACAGTTGAGGCTCACGACACGAAATTCCACGGCTTGCTCCAAGAGCAAATCCGGAGCGAATTGAGCGCCTCACAGCAATACCTTGCCATCGCGGTCTACTTCGACGGCGCCGACCTGCCCCAGCTGGCCAAGCTGTTCTACGGCCAGTCGGTCGAGGAGCGCAACCACGCGATGATGCTGGTGCAGTACCTGCTCGACCGGGGGATTGACGTGGAGATCCCCGGGGTGGACGCTGTGCGCAACGCGTTCGGAACGGTGCGCGAAGCGCTCACGCTGGCGCTGGAGTTGGAACGCACCGTCACCGAGCAGGTCGGCAGACTGGCCAGCGTCGCCCGCGACGAGGGCGACTACCTCGGCGAGCAGTTCATGCAGTGGTTCCTGGCCGAACAGGTCGAGGAGATGTCGCTGATGACGACATTGGTGCGCGTCGCCGACCGGGCCGGCACCAACCTGTTCCATCTCGAGGACTTTGTCGCACGCGAAATCCCTTCGCGAGCAACGGATTCTGCGGCTCCCAAGGCCGCGGGCGGCCGCTTGTAA
- a CDS encoding LCP family protein, with translation MIRRDLTYRPPPPPRQPPPPGPPHPPTPQHRPPPPPPPPRQPPPRRPPPPRKPPAPRQPPPPPAPKKSKKPRRQRHWGRVLLACLLVMVVATVATGIWLDRSLQRIPALTNYPGRPAAGSGTTWLLVGSDSRQNLTPEQQADLATGGDLGDGRTDTILLLHIPALWSSTETTLVSIPRDSYVEVPGYGSDKINAAFTLGGAPLLAQTVEQATGLRLDHYAEIGFDGFAVMVDAVGGVTMCLDEPVNDPLAGIDLPAGCQQLDGRSALGYVRTRATPRADLDRMLRQRAFMAALLHRAASPVVLLNPLRWQPMAEALSKAVAVDEGAHIWDLARLAWAMRGDVTTVTVPIGEFTGSAAGSVVVWDSDAAEQLFDAMRSDAPVPQDVLDAQP, from the coding sequence GTGATCCGCCGAGATCTCACCTACCGACCGCCGCCGCCCCCGCGCCAGCCACCGCCACCGGGGCCACCCCACCCGCCGACCCCGCAACACAGGCCCCCACCGCCTCCGCCTCCCCCGCGCCAGCCACCGCCCCGCAGGCCGCCACCGCCGCGCAAGCCTCCTGCCCCGCGTCAGCCGCCTCCGCCGCCTGCCCCAAAGAAATCGAAAAAGCCACGCCGCCAACGACATTGGGGCCGAGTTCTGCTCGCGTGCCTGCTGGTGATGGTGGTCGCGACAGTGGCCACCGGGATTTGGCTGGACCGTTCGCTGCAGCGCATACCCGCGCTGACCAACTACCCGGGCCGACCGGCCGCCGGGTCGGGCACCACCTGGCTGCTCGTCGGGTCCGACAGCCGCCAGAACCTGACGCCCGAACAACAGGCCGACCTGGCCACCGGCGGCGACCTCGGCGACGGCCGCACCGACACGATCCTGCTCCTCCACATCCCCGCGCTCTGGTCGAGCACCGAGACCACGTTGGTGTCCATTCCGCGCGACTCCTACGTCGAGGTTCCCGGCTACGGCAGCGACAAGATCAACGCGGCGTTCACGCTCGGCGGCGCGCCGCTGCTGGCCCAGACCGTCGAACAGGCCACCGGGCTGCGCCTCGACCACTACGCCGAGATCGGGTTCGACGGGTTCGCGGTGATGGTCGACGCCGTCGGCGGCGTCACGATGTGCCTCGACGAGCCCGTCAACGACCCGTTGGCCGGTATCGACCTGCCCGCGGGGTGTCAGCAGCTCGACGGGCGCAGCGCGCTCGGGTACGTGCGTACGCGCGCCACGCCGCGCGCCGATCTGGACCGGATGTTGCGCCAGCGCGCCTTCATGGCCGCGCTGCTGCACCGCGCGGCCAGCCCCGTGGTGCTGCTCAACCCGCTGCGCTGGCAACCGATGGCCGAGGCGCTGAGTAAGGCCGTCGCCGTCGACGAGGGCGCGCACATCTGGGACCTGGCGCGGCTGGCGTGGGCGATGCGTGGCGACGTCACCACGGTGACCGTGCCGATCGGCGAATTCACCGGCAGCGCTGCGGGCTCGGTGGTGGTCTGGGACAGCGACGCCGCCGAGCAACTGTTCGACGCCATGCGCTCGGATGCACCGGTGCCCCAAGACGTCCTAGACGCCCAACCATGA
- a CDS encoding CPBP family intramembrane glutamic endopeptidase, translating to MTGGANDLSEPQRRALRIEVGVVLAVTFALSAYTALLRLTESVLLGLAGQVVALNPRRSQFDLIDLGLNLAGLFQLLAWGALGVYLLWRSGLGPDRIGLGLPRWRPDVLGGVGLAALIGIPGLALYQIARVLGLNASVEPAELYDTWWRIPVLLLMSFANGWAEEVIVVGFLLTRLRQLRVNPVVAVLASSALRGLYHLYQGFGAGLGNLAMGLVFGYVYLRTGRLWPLIIAHTLIDAVAFVGYTIAAGHLSWLQ from the coding sequence GTGACCGGCGGCGCGAACGACCTGAGCGAACCGCAGCGACGCGCGCTGCGCATCGAAGTCGGCGTCGTGCTGGCCGTGACGTTCGCGTTGTCGGCGTATACCGCGCTGCTGCGCCTCACCGAATCGGTCCTGCTCGGCCTCGCCGGTCAGGTCGTCGCGCTCAACCCGCGCCGCTCGCAGTTCGACCTGATCGACCTCGGGTTGAACCTGGCCGGGCTGTTTCAACTGTTGGCATGGGGCGCGCTGGGCGTATATCTGTTGTGGCGCAGCGGCTTGGGCCCCGACCGGATCGGCCTCGGCCTGCCGCGGTGGCGCCCAGACGTGCTCGGCGGCGTCGGCCTCGCCGCGCTGATCGGGATCCCGGGCCTGGCGCTCTATCAGATCGCCCGCGTCCTCGGGCTCAACGCTTCGGTCGAACCCGCCGAACTGTACGACACGTGGTGGCGCATTCCGGTGCTGCTGCTGATGTCCTTCGCCAACGGCTGGGCCGAGGAAGTGATCGTGGTCGGCTTCCTGCTCACCCGGCTGCGCCAACTACGGGTCAACCCGGTGGTCGCCGTGCTCGCTTCGAGCGCACTGCGCGGCCTGTATCACCTGTACCAGGGCTTCGGCGCCGGCCTCGGCAACCTCGCGATGGGCCTGGTCTTCGGTTACGTCTATCTGCGCACCGGGCGGCTGTGGCCGCTGATCATCGCGCACACGCTGATCGACGCGGTGGCGTTCGTCGGCTACACGATTGCCGCAGGGCACCTGAGCTGGCTGCAGTGA
- a CDS encoding DUF2470 domain-containing protein, translating into MATTTMAPTTAERIRSACAKAGGAMLAVEGMDPAESPVHHLLDDGSFAVTVPHGALLAGQVATAGPAGVPAFMEMTDYAPLPLREPVRSLVWIRGRLHHIPDSAVAPLLDLVASEDPNPALLQVNSGPLRDADDLRYALLRLEVDSVVAADSTGAESIGVSELLAARPDPFCAMESGWLLHLESAHRDLVDRLASRLPMSMRRGRVRPLGLDRYGVRLRVENDEGDHDVRLPFAKPVDDVTGLSQAIRILLGCPFLNGLRARRA; encoded by the coding sequence ATGGCGACCACCACGATGGCACCGACGACGGCCGAGCGGATCCGCAGCGCATGCGCCAAGGCAGGAGGGGCGATGCTCGCGGTCGAGGGCATGGACCCCGCCGAATCTCCCGTACATCACCTGCTGGACGACGGCAGCTTCGCGGTCACCGTCCCGCACGGCGCCTTGCTGGCAGGCCAGGTGGCCACCGCCGGCCCCGCCGGGGTGCCCGCTTTCATGGAGATGACCGACTACGCGCCGCTACCGCTGCGCGAACCGGTGCGCTCGCTGGTGTGGATCCGCGGCCGCCTGCACCACATTCCCGATTCGGCCGTCGCGCCGCTGCTCGACCTGGTCGCATCGGAGGACCCCAACCCGGCGCTGCTGCAGGTGAACTCCGGTCCGCTCCGCGATGCCGACGATCTGCGGTACGCACTGCTGCGGCTGGAGGTCGACTCGGTGGTGGCCGCGGACTCGACCGGCGCCGAATCGATCGGCGTGAGCGAACTGCTGGCGGCCCGGCCGGATCCGTTCTGCGCCATGGAGTCCGGCTGGCTTTTGCACCTGGAGTCCGCGCACCGCGATCTGGTGGACCGGCTGGCCAGCCGGCTGCCCATGTCGATGCGGCGCGGTCGGGTGCGCCCGCTGGGGCTGGACCGCTACGGCGTGCGGCTGCGGGTGGAGAACGACGAGGGCGACCACGACGTGCGGCTGCCGTTCGCCAAACCGGTCGACGACGTCACCGGGCTGAGCCAGGCGATCAGGATCCTGCTCGGCTGCCCCTTCCTCAACGGGCTGCGCGCGCGCCGGGCCTGA
- the pheA gene encoding prephenate dehydratase, translating to MPRIAYLGPQGTFTEVALRKMAATGMVPGDPSSLDVTPVAFESAAAALAAVRAGDAEFACVPLENSIEGAVLPTLDSLAAGTPLQIFAELTLDVAFTIVVRRGTKAADVATVAAFPVAAAQVRQWLAANLPGATLVPAYSNAAAAHDVAEKRADAGVSTALAAERCGLAALATDVVDEASARTRFVLVGSPAPPPERTGADRTSVVLRLDNVPGALVSALTEFAVRDIDLTRIESRPTRTELGSYMFFLDCVGHIDDMAVAEALKALHRRCADVRYLGSWPTESAVGAVPPELDEATRWLTRLREGKQ from the coding sequence GTGCCACGCATCGCCTATCTCGGACCCCAGGGGACCTTCACCGAGGTGGCGCTGCGCAAGATGGCAGCCACCGGCATGGTTCCCGGCGACCCGTCGTCGCTGGACGTGACGCCGGTGGCGTTCGAAAGCGCGGCCGCCGCACTGGCCGCGGTCCGCGCCGGGGACGCCGAGTTCGCGTGCGTGCCGCTGGAGAACTCGATCGAGGGCGCGGTGTTGCCGACCCTCGACAGCCTGGCCGCGGGCACCCCGCTGCAGATCTTCGCCGAACTCACCCTCGACGTGGCGTTCACCATCGTCGTCCGGCGCGGCACCAAGGCGGCGGACGTGGCCACCGTTGCCGCGTTTCCCGTGGCCGCGGCGCAGGTGCGCCAGTGGCTGGCGGCCAACCTGCCCGGCGCCACGCTGGTGCCCGCCTATTCGAACGCCGCGGCCGCGCACGACGTCGCCGAGAAGCGTGCCGACGCCGGGGTGAGCACGGCGCTGGCCGCCGAACGCTGCGGGTTGGCGGCATTGGCCACCGACGTCGTCGACGAGGCCAGCGCCCGCACGCGGTTCGTCCTGGTCGGATCGCCCGCGCCGCCGCCGGAGCGCACGGGCGCCGACCGCACCTCGGTGGTGCTTCGGCTCGACAACGTGCCCGGCGCGCTGGTCTCGGCGCTGACCGAGTTCGCCGTGCGCGATATCGACCTGACCCGCATCGAATCCCGGCCCACCCGAACGGAGTTGGGCAGCTACATGTTCTTCCTGGACTGCGTCGGACACATCGACGACATGGCGGTCGCCGAGGCACTAAAGGCGTTGCACAGACGTTGTGCGGATGTGCGTTATCTGGGTTCCTGGCCGACGGAATCGGCCGTCGGCGCGGTGCCGCCGGAACTGGACGAGGCAACGCGCTGGCTGACGCGACTTCGGGAGGGCAAGCAGTGA
- a CDS encoding histidine phosphatase family protein: MSGRLVLVRHGQSHANVERRLDTRPPGAALTDLGRDQARTFARRSVSTHRPGLLAHSQAVRASQTAHEIAAELRLDAYEFEGIHEVQVGDLENCNDDDAITEFETIYQRWHQGDLNVAMPNGESGRDVLDRYLPTINELRLRHLDDASWQHDIVVVSHGAAIRLVSKVLAGVESSFALDHHLGNAESIVLAPITDGRWSCVQWGARTPPFYPEPDVQPVRDALQSADPMG; encoded by the coding sequence GTGAGTGGGCGGTTGGTGTTGGTCCGGCATGGGCAGTCGCATGCCAATGTCGAACGGCGGCTGGACACCCGCCCGCCGGGAGCCGCGCTGACCGACCTGGGACGTGACCAGGCGCGCACCTTCGCGCGACGCTCCGTCTCGACGCACCGGCCCGGGTTGCTCGCGCACTCCCAGGCGGTGCGGGCGAGCCAGACGGCGCACGAGATCGCCGCCGAACTCCGGCTGGACGCCTACGAATTCGAGGGCATCCATGAGGTTCAGGTCGGTGACCTCGAGAATTGCAACGACGACGACGCCATCACGGAGTTCGAGACGATCTATCAGCGGTGGCATCAGGGCGATCTGAACGTGGCGATGCCCAACGGCGAGTCCGGCCGCGACGTGCTGGACCGGTATCTGCCGACGATCAACGAGCTGCGGCTGCGCCATCTCGACGACGCCTCCTGGCAGCACGACATCGTCGTCGTCAGCCACGGCGCGGCGATCCGGCTGGTGTCAAAGGTGCTGGCAGGCGTGGAAAGCAGCTTTGCGTTGGACCACCATCTCGGCAACGCCGAATCGATCGTGTTGGCGCCGATCACCGACGGCCGCTGGAGTTGTGTGCAGTGGGGCGCACGCACGCCGCCGTTCTATCCGGAGCCCGATGTGCAGCCGGTCCGGGACGCGCTGCAGTCAGCTGACCCGATGGGCTGA